A single region of the Streptomyces sp. NBC_00425 genome encodes:
- a CDS encoding DUF6087 family protein — MDDEPLDEWAARREAHRPKPGNRKAVPLGEGPERGGHVDPGAPRGTLEWDGHQCVPPGVAEDHAAAGQESDSRDAAERVSLSRFSVLPPAPERPFRPTQVFRRP; from the coding sequence GTGGATGACGAGCCGTTGGACGAGTGGGCTGCGCGCCGTGAGGCCCACCGGCCTAAGCCCGGTAACCGCAAGGCCGTTCCCCTTGGTGAAGGCCCCGAGCGCGGTGGCCATGTCGACCCGGGCGCCCCTCGTGGGACGCTGGAGTGGGACGGTCACCAGTGCGTCCCCCCGGGTGTAGCCGAGGATCACGCTGCGGCCGGGCAGGAGTCAGACTCGCGGGATGCGGCGGAGCGTGTTTCTCTCTCGCGGTTCTCTGTCCTGCCGCCCGCCCCTGAGCGGCCGTTCAGGCCCACGCAGGTGTTCCGCCGGCCTTGA
- a CDS encoding ArsR/SmtB family transcription factor: MVERSEKRVLTGPDLKAFYKALSNPVRRDILSYLGEHGEANSTSVAKALGESTGTTSYHLRKLADLKLIAEIEERSAGRERWWKSLMTDIFTPPGLELTADEREAAVKIGALKMTHDLSLVVSAYAGYDSSSGWNQIYRAGLRMTKEQVATFVEEYQALLRKYLTEPGDHPPDSRQMAVRLVVVPDEGPRPTLPTEPDND; the protein is encoded by the coding sequence ATGGTCGAGCGCAGTGAGAAGAGAGTGCTCACCGGCCCGGACCTCAAAGCCTTTTACAAGGCCCTGTCCAACCCGGTGCGCCGCGACATCCTGAGCTACCTCGGAGAGCACGGCGAAGCGAACTCCACCAGCGTGGCCAAAGCGCTCGGCGAAAGTACCGGCACCACCAGCTACCACCTGCGCAAGCTCGCCGACCTTAAGTTGATCGCCGAGATCGAGGAGCGGTCCGCCGGCCGGGAACGCTGGTGGAAGTCGCTCATGACGGACATCTTCACGCCGCCGGGCCTAGAGTTGACGGCCGACGAACGCGAGGCCGCGGTGAAGATCGGCGCACTCAAGATGACCCATGACCTGAGCCTGGTCGTGAGCGCGTACGCCGGGTACGACTCCTCCTCAGGCTGGAACCAGATCTACCGCGCCGGATTGCGGATGACGAAGGAGCAGGTCGCCACGTTCGTCGAGGAGTACCAGGCGCTTCTGCGCAAATACCTGACGGAGCCCGGTGACCACCCACCCGACTCACGGCAAATGGCTGTACGGCTGGTAGTTGTGCCCGACGAAGGCCCCCGGCCCACCCTGCCAACCGAGCCGGACAACGATTAG
- a CDS encoding MFS transporter, translating into MSVPTAAPPGQPKKAATAAWIGSALEYYDFFIYGSAAALIFPKVFFDESDPATATLLSLATFGVAYAARPVGALFLGHFGDRLGRKKIMVFTLILMGVSTFLIGCLPTRAQVGTLAPVLLVLCRVLQGVSAAGEQASANSMTLEHAPPHRRGFFTSFTLSGTQGGQLLATLVFIPVAALPEDQLLSWGWRVPFWMSIAVAAVGYVIRRKLEETPAFEAQQATGEVVKLPLVMLLREHWADVLRVIGGALIASVSTVFTVWALAYATSDAVGMDRSSMLWVGALANLVALGAIPAWATLSDRIGRRPVYLIGAVGSAVAMSGYLWAISTGSYPLILVLGILAFGVVYSAANGVWPSFYGEMFSTRVRLSGMAIGTQIGFAVAGFAVTFAAQIAGPDGDDWSSVALFTAALCVPPVIAALSARETVRIPTEQLGERGAREVPQPETVTA; encoded by the coding sequence GTGTCCGTCCCCACCGCAGCACCCCCCGGCCAGCCGAAGAAAGCCGCCACCGCGGCGTGGATCGGGAGCGCCCTGGAGTACTACGACTTCTTCATCTACGGCAGCGCGGCCGCGCTGATCTTCCCGAAGGTCTTCTTCGACGAGTCGGACCCGGCCACCGCGACCCTGCTGTCGCTGGCCACCTTCGGCGTCGCCTACGCGGCCCGGCCGGTCGGAGCGCTCTTCCTCGGGCACTTCGGTGACCGTCTGGGCCGTAAGAAGATCATGGTGTTCACGCTCATCCTGATGGGCGTGTCGACGTTCCTGATCGGCTGTCTGCCCACCCGCGCCCAGGTCGGCACCCTCGCCCCGGTCCTGCTGGTCCTGTGCCGTGTGCTGCAGGGGGTGTCCGCCGCCGGCGAGCAGGCCAGCGCCAACTCCATGACGCTCGAACACGCGCCACCGCACCGGCGCGGCTTCTTCACCAGCTTCACCCTGAGCGGTACCCAGGGCGGGCAGCTGCTGGCCACCCTGGTCTTCATCCCGGTCGCGGCACTGCCCGAGGACCAGCTGCTGTCGTGGGGCTGGCGGGTGCCGTTCTGGATGAGCATCGCAGTCGCCGCGGTCGGTTACGTGATCCGGCGGAAGCTGGAGGAGACCCCGGCCTTCGAGGCGCAGCAGGCCACCGGCGAGGTCGTGAAGCTGCCACTGGTCATGCTGCTGCGTGAGCACTGGGCGGATGTGCTGCGGGTGATCGGGGGCGCGCTGATCGCCTCGGTCAGCACCGTCTTCACCGTGTGGGCGCTGGCGTACGCGACGAGCGACGCGGTGGGCATGGACCGTTCCTCGATGCTGTGGGTCGGCGCGCTCGCCAATCTGGTCGCGCTGGGGGCCATCCCGGCGTGGGCCACGCTCTCCGACCGCATCGGCCGCCGGCCGGTGTACCTGATCGGCGCGGTCGGCAGCGCGGTGGCGATGTCCGGGTACCTGTGGGCGATCTCCACCGGCTCCTACCCGCTGATCCTGGTTCTCGGCATCCTCGCCTTCGGCGTGGTCTACAGCGCCGCGAACGGTGTGTGGCCCTCTTTCTACGGCGAGATGTTCTCAACCCGGGTGCGGCTGTCGGGCATGGCGATCGGCACCCAGATCGGTTTCGCCGTGGCCGGTTTCGCCGTCACCTTCGCGGCGCAGATCGCCGGCCCGGACGGGGACGACTGGTCCTCCGTCGCCCTGTTCACGGCGGCGCTGTGCGTGCCGCCGGTGATCGCGGCGCTGTCGGCCCGGGAGACCGTGAGGATCCCCACCGAGCAGCTCGGCGAGCGGGGGGCCCGCGAGGTCCCCCAGCCGGAGACGGTCACCGCCTGA
- a CDS encoding TetR/AcrR family transcriptional regulator: MTSVDEPARSNGRTRDAARTQAEILDVATREFARVGYAGARVDDIAARTSTTKRMIYYYFGGKEQLFTAVLERAYGVIREAEQQLDVEHLDPVAAIRRLAELTFDHHEQHPDFIRLVSIENIHEAEHIAASEELGRIGSPALDVIRRILAAGRESGLFTAEVDAVDLHAMISSFCFFRVANRYTFGALFGRDLVDPAQREHYRAMLGDMVIAYLTAERAGG, encoded by the coding sequence ATGACCAGCGTCGACGAACCGGCACGATCCAACGGGCGCACGCGCGACGCCGCCCGGACCCAGGCCGAGATCCTGGACGTGGCGACCCGCGAGTTCGCCCGCGTCGGCTACGCCGGCGCCCGCGTCGACGACATCGCCGCCCGCACCAGCACCACCAAGCGGATGATCTACTACTACTTCGGCGGCAAGGAGCAGCTGTTCACCGCCGTCCTGGAGCGCGCCTACGGCGTGATCCGCGAAGCCGAGCAGCAGCTCGACGTCGAGCACCTGGACCCGGTGGCGGCGATCCGACGCCTGGCCGAGCTGACCTTCGACCATCACGAGCAGCACCCGGATTTCATCCGCCTGGTCAGCATCGAGAACATCCACGAGGCCGAGCACATCGCCGCCTCCGAGGAACTCGGCCGGATCGGCTCACCCGCGCTCGACGTCATCCGCCGCATCCTCGCCGCCGGCCGGGAGTCCGGGCTGTTCACCGCCGAGGTGGACGCCGTGGACCTGCACGCGATGATCAGCTCGTTCTGTTTCTTCCGGGTGGCCAACCGGTACACCTTCGGGGCGCTGTTCGGGCGTGACCTGGTGGATCCGGCGCAGCGGGAGCACTACCGGGCCATGCTCGGGGACATGGTGATCGCCTATTTGACGGCGGAGCGGGCGGGGGGCTGA
- a CDS encoding shikimate dehydrogenase has protein sequence MTKDSYLVGLIGSGIGPSLSPALHEREADRQGLRYVYRLIDLDVLGAAPQAVGDLVRAARDLGFDGLNITHPCKQLVIEHLDALSPQAEALGAVNTVVFEDGGRAVGHNTDVTGFAASFARGLPDVPLERVVQLGAGGAGAAVAHATLTLGTGRVTVVDALPERAERLAAALNRHFGEGRAAASGLDRLPGMLAHADGIVHATPTGMAAHPGLPLSAALLRPQLWVAEVVYRPLETELLHTARALGCATLDGGGMAAFQAADAFRLFTGREPDSARMLADIAELADALPAPK, from the coding sequence GTGACCAAGGACTCGTATCTCGTGGGTCTGATCGGTTCCGGGATCGGTCCCTCGCTCAGCCCGGCACTGCATGAAAGGGAGGCCGACCGGCAGGGGCTGCGCTATGTCTACCGGCTGATCGACCTCGACGTCCTCGGGGCCGCGCCGCAGGCGGTCGGCGACCTGGTGAGGGCCGCCCGTGACCTGGGCTTCGACGGGCTGAACATCACCCACCCGTGCAAGCAGCTGGTCATCGAGCACCTCGACGCGCTGTCCCCGCAGGCCGAGGCGCTCGGCGCGGTCAACACGGTCGTCTTCGAGGACGGGGGCCGGGCCGTCGGTCACAACACCGACGTCACCGGCTTCGCCGCGTCGTTCGCCCGCGGGCTGCCGGACGTCCCGCTGGAGCGGGTCGTGCAGCTGGGCGCGGGCGGCGCGGGCGCGGCCGTCGCGCACGCCACGCTCACCCTCGGCACCGGGCGGGTCACCGTCGTGGACGCGCTGCCCGAGCGGGCCGAGCGGCTCGCCGCCGCCCTGAACCGTCACTTCGGCGAGGGCCGGGCCGCCGCGTCGGGACTCGACCGGCTGCCCGGGATGCTCGCACACGCCGACGGCATCGTCCACGCCACCCCCACCGGCATGGCCGCCCACCCCGGCCTGCCCCTCTCCGCCGCGCTGCTGCGGCCGCAGCTGTGGGTCGCCGAGGTCGTCTACCGTCCCCTGGAGACCGAACTGCTGCACACCGCCCGTGCCCTCGGCTGCGCCACCCTCGACGGCGGCGGCATGGCCGCCTTCCAGGCAGCGGACGCGTTCCGCCTGTTCACCGGCCGGGAACCCGACAGCGCCCGCATGCTCGCCGACATCGCCGAACTGGCCGACGCCCTCCCCGCCCCCAAGTAG
- a CDS encoding bifunctional sugar phosphate isomerase/epimerase/4-hydroxyphenylpyruvate dioxygenase family protein — translation MRTSIATVSLSGSLTEKLAAAARAGFDGVEIFENDLLASPLTPEDVRARCADLGLTVDLYQPMRDVEAVPETEFARNLRRARHKFELMGRLGADTVLVCSSVSSLAEDDDALAAEQLARLADLAQDFGVRVAYEALAWGRHVSTYDHAWRIVDTAGHPALGTCLDSFHILSRGSDPKDIEDIPGEKIFFLQLADAPLLGMDVLQWSRHHRCFPGQGGFDVVDLVRRVLRTGYDGPLSLEVFNDVLRQAEAGPTAVDARRSLLLLQEEVGVAALPAPVTPTGIAFTELVTPDAEPVGALLGRLGFARTARHRRKPVDLWEQGDARILVNTGPTALPHSRLRSRGGTPVDGTTLAAIGLESPDPAAAARRAEALLAPVLPRRRAAADAPLDAVAAPDGTELFLCATHRPALPDWRADFEDDPHTPAPAGALYVDHVALTQPWHQFDEAVLFHRGVLGLDAQESVDVADPYGLLRSRAVTSGDGAVRFPLTVGAAPGDDTAHARHIALATDDVVAAARRFTAAGGHLLPIPANYYDDLAARFEFADGELETYRNLGILYDQDAHGTFRHCYTRTVGRVFFELVQRDGGYRGYGAANAPVRLAAQHTAR, via the coding sequence GTGCGTACGTCCATCGCCACCGTCTCCCTGAGCGGATCCCTCACCGAGAAGCTCGCGGCCGCCGCCCGCGCCGGCTTCGACGGCGTCGAGATCTTCGAGAACGACCTGCTCGCGAGCCCCCTCACCCCCGAGGACGTCCGCGCCCGCTGCGCGGATCTCGGGCTGACCGTCGACCTGTACCAGCCGATGCGCGACGTCGAGGCCGTCCCCGAGACCGAGTTCGCCCGGAACCTGCGCCGCGCCCGCCACAAGTTCGAGCTGATGGGCCGGCTCGGCGCGGACACCGTCCTGGTCTGCTCCAGCGTCTCTTCGCTCGCCGAGGACGACGACGCCCTCGCCGCCGAGCAGCTCGCCCGGCTCGCCGACCTCGCCCAGGACTTCGGTGTCCGGGTCGCCTACGAGGCGCTCGCATGGGGACGGCACGTCAGCACGTACGACCACGCCTGGCGCATCGTCGACACCGCCGGCCATCCCGCCCTCGGCACCTGTCTGGACAGCTTCCACATCCTGTCCCGCGGCTCCGACCCCAAGGACATCGAGGACATCCCCGGCGAGAAGATCTTCTTCCTTCAGCTGGCCGACGCCCCGCTGCTCGGCATGGACGTGCTCCAGTGGAGCCGCCATCACCGTTGCTTCCCGGGGCAGGGCGGATTCGATGTGGTGGATCTCGTACGCCGTGTATTGCGTACGGGATACGACGGCCCGCTCTCGCTAGAGGTCTTCAACGACGTCCTCCGCCAGGCCGAGGCCGGCCCCACCGCCGTCGACGCCCGCCGCTCCCTGCTGCTGCTCCAGGAGGAAGTCGGTGTCGCCGCCCTCCCCGCCCCGGTCACACCCACCGGGATCGCCTTCACCGAGCTCGTCACCCCCGACGCGGAACCCGTCGGCGCTCTCCTCGGCCGCCTCGGCTTCGCCCGCACCGCCCGCCACCGGCGCAAGCCCGTCGACCTGTGGGAGCAGGGAGACGCCCGGATCCTCGTCAACACCGGACCGACCGCCCTGCCCCACTCCCGGCTCCGCTCGCGCGGGGGGACACCCGTCGACGGCACCACCCTCGCCGCGATCGGCCTGGAGTCCCCGGACCCGGCCGCCGCCGCCCGCCGCGCCGAGGCCCTCCTCGCCCCCGTCCTGCCCCGCCGCCGCGCCGCCGCGGACGCCCCGCTCGACGCCGTCGCCGCCCCCGACGGCACCGAACTCTTCCTGTGCGCCACACACCGCCCTGCCCTGCCCGACTGGCGCGCCGACTTCGAGGACGACCCGCACACCCCGGCACCCGCCGGCGCCCTGTACGTCGACCATGTGGCGCTCACCCAGCCCTGGCACCAGTTCGACGAGGCCGTCCTCTTCCACCGAGGCGTCCTCGGACTCGACGCGCAGGAGAGCGTCGACGTCGCCGACCCCTACGGGCTGCTCCGCAGCCGGGCCGTGACCAGCGGCGACGGCGCCGTACGCTTCCCCCTCACCGTCGGTGCCGCCCCCGGCGACGACACCGCGCACGCCCGCCACATCGCGCTGGCCACCGACGACGTGGTCGCCGCCGCCCGCCGCTTCACCGCGGCCGGCGGACATCTGCTGCCGATCCCCGCGAACTACTACGACGACCTCGCCGCCCGCTTCGAGTTCGCCGACGGAGAGCTGGAGACCTACCGGAACCTCGGCATCCTCTACGACCAGGACGCGCACGGTACCTTCCGGCACTGCTACACCCGCACGGTGGGCCGCGTCTTCTTCGAACTCGTCCAGCGCGACGGCGGCTACCGGGGTTACGGCGCCGCCAACGCGCCGGTGCGGCTCGCCGCACAGCACACCGCCCGCTGA
- a CDS encoding ATP-binding protein translates to MRAAPGGPHADGNGDSGQVEHLIRAGYALSGGAGCIAEARRHALAFLNQAQADYPVLVSARARDLTQLVVSELVTNACKYAPGPVLVELGINVHVVDVIVWDSDPVVPAARAADPDRVGQHGLEIVKVVSQVLFVEPQSVGKRITARIPLEAAGSSPH, encoded by the coding sequence ATGAGGGCGGCACCAGGGGGACCCCATGCCGACGGAAACGGCGATAGCGGGCAGGTCGAGCACCTGATCCGCGCAGGTTACGCGCTCAGCGGAGGCGCCGGCTGCATCGCCGAGGCCCGTCGGCACGCTCTCGCCTTCCTGAACCAGGCCCAAGCCGACTACCCCGTGCTGGTGTCCGCCCGCGCGCGCGATCTGACCCAGCTGGTGGTCAGTGAGCTGGTCACCAACGCCTGCAAATACGCCCCCGGCCCGGTCCTGGTCGAGCTGGGCATCAACGTCCACGTCGTGGACGTCATTGTGTGGGACAGCGACCCGGTCGTGCCCGCGGCCCGCGCCGCCGACCCTGACCGAGTCGGCCAGCACGGCCTGGAGATCGTGAAGGTCGTCAGCCAGGTCCTGTTCGTCGAGCCGCAGTCCGTCGGCAAACGCATCACCGCCCGCATCCCCCTTGAAGCGGCCGGCAGCAGCCCCCACTGA
- a CDS encoding STAS domain-containing protein, protein MVSDNDTAGRPELLIEERIVDGVRVVSVRGEIDHDGKDRLRSALLSCDGTVPARLVVDLSGVSFMDSSGINVFVAAHHAATATDGWVRIAAAQEPVLRVLELVGVDAIIACHPTLEQALRP, encoded by the coding sequence ATGGTGAGCGACAACGACACAGCGGGCCGGCCGGAGCTCTTGATCGAAGAGCGCATCGTCGACGGGGTCCGTGTGGTGAGCGTGCGGGGCGAGATCGACCACGACGGCAAGGACAGGCTTCGCAGCGCCCTGCTGTCCTGCGACGGCACGGTGCCCGCGCGACTGGTGGTGGACCTCAGCGGCGTCTCGTTCATGGATTCCAGCGGCATCAACGTCTTCGTCGCCGCCCACCACGCCGCCACCGCCACCGACGGCTGGGTGCGGATCGCCGCGGCCCAGGAGCCCGTTCTGCGTGTCCTCGAGCTGGTCGGCGTTGACGCGATCATCGCCTGCCACCCGACCCTGGAACAGGCATTGCGCCCCTGA
- a CDS encoding S8 family serine peptidase, whose translation MLDTGVDGTHPDPKGRIDAAKNFSEAADTVDRVGHGTHVASTVAGSGAHSGGTYKGVAPGARLISGKVLDDGGYGEESGVIAGAQWAVAQGADVVNLSLGGPDSPGDDPLEQAVNELSASSGALFVIAAGNEGPSAGTVGSPRDSGFPREVS comes from the coding sequence GTGCTGGACACCGGAGTCGACGGCACGCACCCGGATCCGAAGGGCCGTATCGACGCGGCGAAGAACTTCTCCGAGGCGGCTGACACGGTCGACCGGGTGGGTCACGGCACGCATGTGGCGTCCACGGTCGCGGGGTCCGGCGCGCACTCCGGGGGCACGTACAAGGGGGTCGCGCCGGGCGCACGGCTGATCAGCGGCAAGGTGCTCGACGACGGCGGCTACGGCGAGGAGTCCGGGGTCATCGCCGGCGCGCAGTGGGCCGTCGCGCAGGGTGCCGACGTGGTCAACCTCAGCCTGGGCGGCCCCGACAGCCCCGGTGACGACCCCCTCGAACAGGCGGTGAACGAGCTGTCCGCCTCCTCCGGCGCCCTCTTCGTGATCGCCGCCGGCAACGAGGGCCCGAGCGCCGGAACCGTCGGATCGCCGCGGGATTCGGGATTCCCGCGCGAGGTGTCGTAG
- a CDS encoding ABC transporter permease codes for MSTFTHSSTSTSTGSTSDGKNGTMNATTTEANRRPRLSGMTWLVWRQHRAAFWTILAATALSVAWIVYQRGQLVDFLDGYGYPGKSLDEAGGRFQQYNDAFSFVSVGLQAIPILLGVFLGAPLIAGDLESGTAKLVAAQSMSRTRWLATKLALAGLVVVVSAGVLSAVFGWWWNPVKSEATVMDWTSSAAFNTTGPVPVALSLFSVFGGVAIGVVLRRTLTAMVVTFGFTVVLQLVWGYFLLSLGNVVTVTTNKGVTGEDASPSLPHGAYQIDESYVTGSGDLVGWGTCSTSPTDAARQMCLDKADVVGWSVQYLPISQMNAMQWFGASILFALTAGVVAFLFFWGRKRLV; via the coding sequence ATGAGCACCTTCACCCACAGCTCGACCAGCACCTCGACCGGCTCCACGAGCGACGGCAAGAACGGGACCATGAACGCGACCACCACGGAGGCCAACCGGCGCCCCCGACTCAGCGGTATGACCTGGCTGGTCTGGCGCCAACACCGGGCCGCGTTCTGGACGATCCTCGCCGCCACCGCGCTCTCCGTGGCCTGGATCGTCTACCAGCGCGGCCAGCTGGTCGACTTCCTCGACGGTTACGGCTATCCCGGCAAGAGCCTCGACGAGGCGGGCGGCAGGTTCCAGCAGTACAACGACGCGTTCTCCTTCGTCTCCGTGGGTCTCCAGGCGATACCCATCCTGCTCGGCGTCTTCCTCGGCGCCCCGCTCATCGCGGGCGACCTGGAGAGCGGCACCGCCAAGCTGGTCGCCGCCCAGTCCATGAGCCGGACCCGCTGGCTCGCCACGAAGCTGGCACTGGCCGGACTGGTGGTCGTGGTGAGCGCGGGTGTGTTGTCGGCGGTGTTCGGCTGGTGGTGGAACCCCGTCAAGTCCGAGGCCACGGTCATGGACTGGACCTCGAGCGCCGCGTTCAACACGACGGGCCCGGTGCCTGTGGCCCTCAGCCTCTTCTCCGTCTTCGGCGGGGTGGCGATCGGTGTGGTGCTACGGCGCACGCTGACGGCCATGGTGGTCACCTTCGGTTTCACCGTCGTCCTCCAGCTCGTGTGGGGCTACTTCCTGCTGTCGCTCGGCAACGTCGTCACGGTCACGACGAACAAGGGTGTCACGGGCGAGGACGCGTCCCCCTCGCTCCCCCACGGCGCCTACCAAATCGACGAGTCGTATGTCACCGGCAGCGGGGATCTGGTGGGCTGGGGCACCTGTTCGACGTCGCCGACCGACGCGGCACGGCAGATGTGCCTGGACAAGGCCGATGTCGTTGGCTGGTCGGTGCAGTACCTCCCGATATCGCAGATGAACGCCATGCAGTGGTTCGGGGCGTCGATTCTGTTCGCCCTGACCGCCGGTGTCGTGGCGTTCCTCTTCTTCTGGGGTCGTAAGCGGCTCGTCTGA
- a CDS encoding ABC transporter ATP-binding protein, with the protein MYAGEPAIEAYGLGMRYRRGWALRDCSFRLPAGRICGLVGPNGAGKTTLLSIAAHILQPTNGSISLFGGAPGSVESGRRTAFLAQEKPLFRRFTVAETLRLGRELNPGWDQRAAEDIVRAGNVPFDAKIGTLSGGQRTRVAIALAFGKRPDLLMLDEPMSDLDPVVRHEIMGTLLAEAAERGTTVLMSTHVLAELENVCDYLVVVSGGGVRLAGDVDELMSVHTLVTGAMEGDGMPPALGHHTLVESRTSGRQFTALIRPEGPVTGPWDVNAPNMEELLLAYLRSSDAPPLITPTAQVHGQGFGTGAVAA; encoded by the coding sequence ATGTACGCGGGGGAACCGGCGATCGAGGCGTACGGGCTGGGGATGCGCTACCGGCGGGGCTGGGCGTTGCGGGACTGCTCCTTCCGGCTCCCGGCGGGACGGATCTGCGGCCTGGTGGGACCCAACGGGGCGGGCAAGACCACGCTGCTGAGCATCGCGGCCCATATCCTGCAGCCGACGAACGGCTCGATCAGCCTGTTCGGTGGGGCTCCGGGCTCGGTGGAGTCCGGTCGGCGCACAGCGTTCCTGGCCCAGGAGAAGCCCCTGTTCCGCCGCTTCACGGTGGCGGAGACCCTGCGTCTGGGCCGGGAGCTGAACCCCGGCTGGGACCAGCGCGCCGCGGAGGACATCGTCCGCGCGGGCAACGTGCCCTTCGACGCGAAGATCGGCACCCTCTCCGGAGGCCAGCGCACCCGCGTCGCGATCGCCCTCGCCTTCGGAAAGCGCCCCGACCTGCTGATGCTCGACGAGCCGATGTCGGACCTCGACCCGGTCGTGCGCCACGAGATCATGGGCACCCTCCTCGCCGAGGCCGCCGAGCGCGGCACCACCGTGCTGATGTCCACCCACGTCCTCGCCGAACTGGAGAACGTGTGCGACTACCTCGTCGTCGTCTCCGGCGGCGGAGTGCGCCTCGCCGGTGACGTGGACGAGCTGATGTCCGTGCACACCCTGGTCACGGGCGCCATGGAGGGTGACGGCATGCCTCCCGCCCTCGGGCACCACACCCTCGTCGAGTCCCGGACCAGCGGACGGCAGTTCACCGCGCTCATCCGCCCCGAGGGCCCGGTCACCGGCCCCTGGGACGTAAACGCCCCGAACATGGAGGAACTCCTGCTCGCCTATCTCCGCTCATCCGACGCACCACCGCTGATCACCCCCACCGCCCAGGTCCACGGCCAGGGGTTCGGCACCGGGGCGGTGGCGGCATGA
- a CDS encoding GntR family transcriptional regulator — translation MMVVIVEYRIDRRSGVPAFQQIVQQTKQALRLGVLVPGDRLPTAKEVAETSTVNPNTTLKAYRELEREGLVEPRPGQGTFVRRTLGRPETGTDSPLYAELVAWMSKAAGAGLEQEDVAALVTSAMEKQYAAGNVAATGPTGATTTRSTGE, via the coding sequence ATGATGGTGGTGATCGTGGAGTACCGCATCGACAGGCGGAGCGGGGTCCCCGCCTTCCAGCAGATCGTGCAGCAGACCAAGCAAGCCCTCCGGCTGGGCGTACTCGTGCCGGGTGACCGGCTGCCCACCGCCAAGGAGGTCGCCGAGACCAGCACGGTCAACCCGAACACCACCCTCAAGGCGTACCGCGAGCTGGAGCGCGAGGGCCTGGTCGAACCGCGACCGGGCCAGGGCACCTTCGTACGCCGCACGCTGGGCCGCCCCGAGACGGGCACCGACTCGCCGCTGTACGCGGAGCTGGTGGCGTGGATGTCGAAGGCGGCCGGGGCCGGTCTGGAGCAGGAGGACGTGGCCGCGCTGGTCACGTCGGCGATGGAGAAGCAGTACGCCGCCGGGAACGTTGCGGCAACGGGGCCCACGGGGGCCACGACAACCAGGAGCACAGGTGAGTGA
- a CDS encoding sensor histidine kinase, giving the protein MAMLVGLGVSIWINVVTFPAAPGIVAPVALAVAALAWLVLIVGTRGTHVAAAVMCAAGAVLAVTDANGLIFTGVAASMAAVAFDPVDALVMCTAGPVAYCIAAIPHGPFPGRLLGTAAVVLAGLVAGARRREIDQRARHSTLVATERRRTELARAEAKLAGERNRLGRELHNVLAHTLGALSIQLTAIDTLARTDVQREKLITQIELGHELVSTGLDEARQAVRALRGEATPLAGQLERLCELHQAELELDGGRQEFDAEIALALYRLAQEALTNAAKHAPGTRVSVRVGFGTRDVTVQVGNTRPAPGPATSAALRASGSGLGLQGMRERVKQAGGDLQAGPTPDGGWRVAARIPYRRGNPGNLSDGNDR; this is encoded by the coding sequence ATGGCCATGCTGGTGGGGCTGGGCGTGTCGATCTGGATCAACGTCGTCACGTTCCCCGCCGCCCCGGGGATCGTGGCGCCCGTCGCCTTGGCCGTCGCCGCGCTGGCTTGGCTCGTCCTGATCGTCGGCACCCGAGGTACTCACGTGGCCGCCGCGGTGATGTGCGCGGCCGGGGCGGTGCTCGCGGTCACTGATGCCAATGGGTTGATCTTCACCGGCGTCGCGGCGAGCATGGCCGCCGTCGCGTTCGATCCGGTCGACGCCCTCGTGATGTGCACCGCCGGTCCCGTCGCCTACTGCATCGCGGCGATCCCTCACGGACCGTTTCCCGGGCGCCTGTTGGGCACCGCCGCGGTGGTTCTCGCCGGGCTGGTGGCTGGTGCCAGGCGACGCGAGATCGACCAGCGTGCCCGACACAGCACCCTGGTCGCCACGGAACGCCGGCGTACCGAGCTCGCGCGGGCCGAGGCGAAACTCGCCGGTGAGCGCAACCGTCTGGGCCGCGAGCTGCACAACGTGCTCGCCCACACCCTCGGCGCCCTGTCGATCCAGCTCACCGCGATCGACACTCTCGCCCGCACCGACGTACAGCGCGAGAAGCTCATCACACAGATCGAGCTCGGCCACGAGCTGGTCAGCACGGGCCTGGACGAGGCACGCCAGGCCGTCCGCGCGCTGCGGGGCGAGGCCACGCCGCTGGCGGGGCAGCTCGAACGGCTCTGCGAACTCCATCAGGCAGAGCTCGAACTGGACGGTGGCCGGCAGGAGTTCGATGCCGAAATCGCGCTCGCGCTCTACCGGCTCGCCCAGGAAGCACTGACCAACGCCGCCAAACATGCCCCTGGCACGCGCGTGAGCGTGCGGGTCGGCTTCGGTACGCGGGACGTGACCGTACAGGTCGGCAATACGAGACCCGCCCCGGGCCCTGCCACGTCTGCGGCGCTGCGCGCGAGCGGCAGTGGGTTGGGGCTCCAGGGCATGAGGGAACGCGTCAAGCAGGCGGGCGGCGATCTCCAGGCGGGCCCCACGCCCGACGGCGGATGGCGAGTCGCCGCACGTATCCCCTACCGACGGGGCAACCCGGGCAACCTCAGCGACGGGAATGACCGATGA